The genomic DNA GACAATGCTAGCTTATAACGCTCGTCCGGCAGATCCGACCGTTGTAGGAGAATCGTGGAAAGAAAATTGGTTGGAACGATTAGAGAAAACGCCGCCATTTGTTGAAGAGTGGGTTCGTCATCAGCGTAGGGATAGTTATTGGCAACATGGCTCTGTCTGTGAAGATTATCAAGATATTGATATCCCTGTGTATGCAGTCGGAGGATGGGCGGACGGCTATACCAATGCAATACCTCGCTTATTAGAGGGATTGAAAGGGCCACGAAAAGGTTTAATTGGACCATGGGCACACGAGTATCCAGAAATGGCTATTCCGGGACCGCAAATTGGTTTTTTACAGGAATGTCTGCGTTGGTATGATCATTGGTTAAAAGGAATTGACACGGGCATAATGGAAGAGCCGATGCTGAGGGCTTGGATGCAAGATAGTGTGCCACCACAAACAAGCTATACCGTTCGTCCAGGGTATTGGGTAGCAGAAGAACAATGGCCATCACCTACCGTTCAAGCCAAGCATTATTATTTGCATAACTCAAAGTTAGTGAATGAGCCTAGCAATTTAGCGCCGATTCAAGTGGAAAGTGTGCAACAACATGGCTTGTATGCAGGGGTATTTTGCCCATTTGGTCAACCGGGGGATTTGCCAGGTGATCAAAGAAACGAAAATGGCTTTGCAGTTATTTTTGAATCAGAACCTGTTGAAAAGAAAGTACCCATTCTCGGGCATCCGACGTTCACTGTGGAATGCTCATCTAATCAGCCGAATGCGTTGTTGACAGTACGGTTAAATGATGTAGCGCCAGATGGTTCATCGACTCGTGTCACATGGGGGATACTGAATTTGACGCATAGAAATAGCCACGAATTCCCTGAAGCGCTTGAAGTTGGAGAAAAATATGAAGTGACGGTTGAAATGAATGCAATTGGTCATGTGTTGGCTCCAGGCCATCGTTGGCAATTGGCTGTTTCACCAACTTATTGGCCACATGCTTGGCCTTCGCCGAAACCAGTGACATTATCCGTTTATCCATCCGAAAAAACCTATTTGTCATTGCCAATTCGTGAAAATCAGTCAATTGATTTGACGTTACAACCGTTCAAACAACCAGAAACAGCTCCTGTTCTTGACAAAGAGATATTAAGAGAAGCAAATCGAACGAGAGAAATTGTATACGATGTCGTTTCAAATGTCTGGACGTTAGATGATTTTTCCGATGAAGGAGCAAGAAAGCTCTATATAAATGGGATTGAATATGGTAGCACAAATCGTAATCGGTATACGATTGAGGAAGGAAACCCACTGTCTGCCAAAGTGCAATGCGATTGGACGTTAACGCTTGGTCGTGGCGAATGGCAAACGAGTCTTGAAACGACAAGTACGATGACAGCTGATGAGAATACCTTCTATTTAATGAATGAACTAACTGCTTATGAAGGGGAAGTAGAGGTTTTTCATAG from Sporosarcina sp. FSL K6-1522 includes the following:
- a CDS encoding CocE/NonD family hydrolase, translating into MVFNVRETDRTIRTNFPRKVKEIEHIWIPMSDGTRLSARIWLPEDAEQNPVPAILEYIPYRKNDFTALRDSLRHPYFAGHGYASIRVDLRGSGDSEGIMYDEYLKQEQDDALEVLTWISKQPWFTGGIGMIGKSWGGFNGLQVAARRHPHLKAVITLCSTDDRYADDVHYKGGAMLASDMLWWASTMLAYNARPADPTVVGESWKENWLERLEKTPPFVEEWVRHQRRDSYWQHGSVCEDYQDIDIPVYAVGGWADGYTNAIPRLLEGLKGPRKGLIGPWAHEYPEMAIPGPQIGFLQECLRWYDHWLKGIDTGIMEEPMLRAWMQDSVPPQTSYTVRPGYWVAEEQWPSPTVQAKHYYLHNSKLVNEPSNLAPIQVESVQQHGLYAGVFCPFGQPGDLPGDQRNENGFAVIFESEPVEKKVPILGHPTFTVECSSNQPNALLTVRLNDVAPDGSSTRVTWGILNLTHRNSHEFPEALEVGEKYEVTVEMNAIGHVLAPGHRWQLAVSPTYWPHAWPSPKPVTLSVYPSEKTYLSLPIRENQSIDLTLQPFKQPETAPVLDKEILREANRTREIVYDVVSNVWTLDDFSDEGARKLYINGIEYGSTNRNRYTIEEGNPLSAKVQCDWTLTLGRGEWQTSLETTSTMTADENTFYLMNELTAYEGEVEVFHRVWTEEIPRDHM